The Primulina eburnea isolate SZY01 chromosome 13, ASM2296580v1, whole genome shotgun sequence genome includes a region encoding these proteins:
- the LOC140808721 gene encoding uncharacterized methyltransferase At1g78140, chloroplastic-like: MDEAKLNLRDKILSCPICYEPVIWNSQPGLSLESLAHCSLRCRRCRKSYSGNESHIHLTVTGGNKVYGESMAASTELFRFPLVSFLYERGWRQSFSILRGFPGPAKEFELIKSYLKPVLGGNIIDASCGSGMFSRLFAKSGLFSLVVGLDFSETMLKECYGFSKQEDKFPDENLILVRSAISRLPFASHTVDAVHVGAALHCWPSQSAAVAEISRVSRPGGIFVATTYILDGLLSYAPLRRPIREACLLDVIYILMELSKCFYLKFTIFLFRAHFFATADPHAFLSEKELEDLCTRNRRFVMISALKPVVEL; this comes from the exons ATGGATGAGGCAAAGCTGAACTTGCGCGATAAGATTTTATCTTGTCCCATTTGCTACGAGCCAGTAATTTGGAATAGCCAACCTGGATTATCTTT GGAGTCTTTAGCTCATTGTAGTTTGCGGTGCCGAAGATGCAGGAAGTCGTATTCTGGCAACGAGTCGCACATTCACTTGACAGTAACTGGGGGCAACAAAGTGTATGGCGAATCTATGGCAGCCTCTACCGAGCTTTTCAG GTTTCCCTTGGTATCATTTCTCTATGAGAGAGGGTGGCGACAAAGTTTTTCTATATTGAGAGGTTTTCCAGGCCCAGCAAAGGAG TTTGAATTGATCAAAAGTTACCTCAAGCCAGTCTTGGGTGGAAATATTATTGATGCAAGTTGCGGAAGTGGGATGTTTTCTAGACTTTTTGCCAAGAGCGGCCTTTTTTCCCTTGTTGTTGGCTTGGACTTTTCCGAGACAATGTTAAAAGAATGCTATGGATTCAGTAAGCAAGAAGACAAGTTTCCTGACGA GAACTTAATCCTGGTTAGATCTGCTATCTCGAGGCTTCCATTTGCTTCCCATACTGTGGATGCTGTGCATGTCGGTGCTGCTTTACACTGCTGGCCTTCACAGTCAGCAGCG GTTGCAGAAATAAGTCGCGTGTCAAGACCTGGAGGAATATTTGTTGCTACAACTTATATTCTAGATGGACTCCTCTCATATGCTCCTCTACGTAGACCAATACGCGAGGCATGTTTACTTGACGTTATCTATATACTGATGGAACTGTCGAAATGTTTCTATTTGAAATTTACCATCTTTCTCTTTCGAGCTCATTTTTTTGCCACTGCAGACCCTCATGCATTTTTATCAGAGAAAGAACTCGAAGATCTCTGCACCAGAAATAGAAGATTCGTAATGATCTCAGCCTTGAAACCTGTTGTTGAGTTATAG
- the LOC140808720 gene encoding annexin Gh1-like translates to MSTLCVPAQVPSVAEDCEQLHKAFSGWGTNEELIISILGHRNAAQRKLIRQFYAETYGEDLLKALDKELSNDFERLVLLWTLDPSERDAYIANEATKRWTSSNQVLVEIACARSPKELLLVRDAYHARFKKSLEEDVAYHTTGDFRKLLVPLVSSYRYCGDDVDLTLAKKEAKILHEKISEKAYCDDDLIRILATRSKAQISATLNQYKNQYGNYINKDLKADPKDEYLSLLRATVKCLDYPEKYFEKVIRLAINRRGTDEGGLTRAVVTRAEVDLKLVKDEYHRRTSVPLDQAIAKDTGGNYEDLLLALIGHGEA, encoded by the exons ATGTCGACATTGTGTGTACCAGCACAAGTTCCCTCTGTAGCCGAGGACTGTGAACAACTCCACAAAGCATTTTCAG GATGGGGTACCAACGAGGAGTTGATCATATCCATTTTGGGCCACAGAAATGCCGCACAACGCAAGCTGATTCGACAATTTTATGCAGAGACTTATGGAGAAGATTTGCTCAAAGCCTTGGATAAAGAACTATCAAATGATTTTGAG AGGCTTGTGTTGCTCTGGACACTTGACCCTTCAGAGCGAGATGCATATATTGCTAATGAGGCTACAAAGAGGTGGACATCGAGTAATCAAGTTCTCGTGGAGATAGCATGTGCAAGATCACCCAAAGAATTGCTTCTAGTTAGGGATGCTTATCATGCTCGTTTTAAAAAGTCACTTGAGGAAGATGTTGCTTATCACACTACTGGAGACTTCCGAAag ctttTGGTCCCCTTAGTGAGCTCCTATCGCTATTGTGGAGATGATGTGGACTTGACTCTAGCCAAAAAAGAAGCTAAAATTCTACATGAGAAAATCTCAGAGAAGGCTTACTGTGATGATGATCTCATCAGGATATTGGCCACGAGGAGCAAAGCACAAATCAGTGCAACACTAAATCAGTACAAAAACCAATATGGAAATTATataaacaag GACTTGAAAGCCGATCCTAAAGACGAGTATCTCTCCCTTCTGAGAGCCACGGTGAAGTGTTTGGATTACCCCGAGAAGTATTTTGAAAAGGTTATCCGGCTTGCGATCAATAGGCGTGGGACGGACGAAGGAGGCTTAACCAGAGCAGTTGTCACGAGGGCTGAAGTTGACCTGAAACTTGTCAAAGATGAGTATCACAGAAGAACTAGCGTGCCTCTGGATCAAGCCATTGCTAAGGATACTGGAGGAAACTACGAGGATTTGCTTCTGGCCCTCATCGGACATGGTGAAGCTTGA
- the LOC140808719 gene encoding uncharacterized protein, whose protein sequence is MASGNSGGSIQSSSSGGGDEEYDSRSESISSFYNKNPPNFASLTSTPHPPFLPQQNLASYYNNSHIIPSAQNLYLYPPSTPNSQYNNINISDGMIWPAGLRSEANSTDTLRNQSLQASSQANAARPPSQPEVTKNPKKRTRASRRAPTTVLTTDTTNFRQLVQEFTGIPTAPFPGSPYPRRMNLLSGASALRSAAHFDGLGPLYSLRPPISQNIVPPFSSSSSSPSMFNATMIDAIVSTTNIVTASNKTNSAAVLGDISSNNPNNSPLLNSDQALLNLQHHHNSSLNPSLHGHRFEASGSIDFGNYLSDFRNQEITSAAAAGDLKINDGNITVWRSGESVKNDDGIQEKFMPFDGKI, encoded by the coding sequence ATGGCTTCTGGAAACAGTGGTGGCAGTATTCAATCCTCAAGCAGTGGTGGAGGTGATGAAGAATACGATTCCCGCTCCGAATCCATTTCTTCTTTCTACAATAAAAACCCACCAAATTTTGCTTCATTAACCTCGACTCCACACCCACCGTTTCTCCCTCAACAAAATCTTGCTTCTTATTATAATAATTCTCATATAATTCCATCTGCGCAAAATCTTTATCTCTACCCACCATCAACTCCCAATTCTCAGtacaataatataaatattagtGATGGTATGATTTGGCCTGCAGGCTTAAGATCTGAAGCCAATAGTACTGACACCTTAAGAAACCAGTCCCTGCAGGCAAGCTCACAAGCCAACGCCGCACGGCCACCTTCGCAGCCCGAGGTTACCAAGAACCCGAAAAAGAGGACTCGTGCCTCGCGCCGAGCTCCTACTACTGTTCTAACCACTGATACCACCAACTTTCGGCAACTGGTGCAGGAATTTACCGGGATCCCTACGGCTCCCTTTCCGGGTTCCCCATATCCTCGTCGAATGAATCTTCTTTCTGGCGCCTCGGCTCTCAGGTCCGCCGCTCATTTTGACGGACTCGGCCCTCTTTATTCTCTCAGGCCCCCAATATCACAGAATATCGTACCACCGTTctcttcctcttcttcttctCCGTCTATGTTTAATGCCACGATGATTGATGCTATAGTTTCCACCACTAATATAGTCACCGCTAGTAACAAAACCAACTCTGCTGCTGTTCTTGGTGATATAAGTTCAAATAATCCAAACAATTCTCCACTACTTAATTCTGACCAAGCTCTGTTgaacctgcaacatcatcataaTTCTAGCTTAAATCCTTCCCTCCACGGTCATCGATTCGAAGCCAGTGGATCCATCGATTTTGGAAATTATCTTAGTGATTTTCGTAATCAAGAGATTACTTCAGCTGCAGCAGCAGGTGATTTGAAGATTAATGACGGTAACATTACAGTATGGAGAAGCGGTGAATCTGTGAAGAATGATGATGGGATTCAAGAAAAGTTTATGCCTTTTGATGGGAAGATTTAA